One genomic region from Candidatus Woesearchaeota archaeon encodes:
- a CDS encoding ABC transporter ATP-binding protein, whose protein sequence is MEQPLIIFDKISKQFGEKKVINDLTLSIHKNEIFGIIGKSGAGKSTLLKMLIGFYKVDAGKIIYHGKNITNNTASMKQIVGFCTQENSFYPELTVEENLNYYGRLYGLDGRELKKRKDELLEIVALNTNRFSPANTLSGGMKRRLDFAISLIHYPQLLILDEPTTGLDPITEKAIWDLIKELSARGICILVISHTLDFVEKYCNTVGFLAAGKIIVTASPAALRRKYPHKETFAEVFQEVLEEYA, encoded by the coding sequence ATGGAACAGCCATTAATTATCTTTGACAAAATCAGCAAGCAGTTTGGAGAAAAAAAAGTAATCAATGATCTCACGCTTTCCATCCACAAAAACGAAATTTTTGGGATTATTGGAAAAAGTGGCGCAGGAAAAAGTACCCTGCTAAAAATGTTGATTGGCTTCTATAAAGTAGATGCGGGAAAAATCATCTACCATGGGAAAAACATTACAAATAACACCGCGTCCATGAAACAAATTGTAGGCTTTTGCACGCAGGAAAATTCTTTTTATCCAGAACTCACCGTGGAAGAAAACCTAAACTATTATGGAAGGTTATACGGCTTAGATGGACGGGAATTAAAGAAAAGAAAAGACGAGCTTTTAGAAATTGTTGCATTGAACACAAATAGGTTCTCCCCCGCAAATACACTTTCAGGAGGAATGAAGCGCAGGTTAGATTTTGCAATTTCACTCATCCATTATCCACAACTCTTAATCCTTGATGAACCCACAACAGGGCTTGATCCCATTACAGAAAAAGCAATTTGGGATCTTATTAAAGAGCTTTCCGCGAGAGGAATATGTATTCTCGTCATCTCGCACACACTTGATTTTGTGGAAAAATATTGCAACACAGTGGGTTTTCTTGCGGCGGGAAAAATTATTGTTACTGCGAGTCCTGCTGCGTTGCGAAGAAAATATCCGCATAAAGAAACCTTTGCAGAAGTCTTTCAAGAAGTGCTTGAGGAGTACGCATAA